In Diachasmimorpha longicaudata isolate KC_UGA_2023 chromosome 4, iyDiaLong2, whole genome shotgun sequence, a single genomic region encodes these proteins:
- the LOC135161322 gene encoding pleiotropic regulator 1-like: MNSQDVQKLSVHTLVFRSLKRSHDLFLHDYGSVPPLDESVENQKKAIKARDSYGPIMDRVKQNIQTKPRPSDNDTADPPPPGDESFTASGSTSVVPYTPPSVPVTSAVVPSNSSTNAVSLPIKKAPTMAKPKWHAPWKLYRVISGHLGWVRCCAVEPGNEWFATGSGDRVIKIWDLASGILKVSLTGHISSVRGLAVSHRHPYLFSCGEDRQVKCWDLEYNKVIRHYHGHLSAVYSMALHPTIDVLVTAGRDSTGRVWDMRTKANVHTLVGHTNTVASVICQASEPQIITGSHDCTIRLWDLAAGRTRVTLTNHKKSVRSVCFHPTQNMFASASPDNIKQWKCPDGTYIQNLSGHNAIVNCLAVNEDGVLVSGADNGTMHLWDWRTGYNFQRLQAPVQPGSMDSEGGIFSITFDMSGTRMITTEADKTIKIYKEDDTANEETHPVNWRPDIIKRRKY, translated from the coding sequence atgaattcCCAGGATGTCCAGAAGCTTTCAGTCCACACATTGGTATTCCGATCCTTGAAACGTTCTCACGACCTATTTCTCCATGACTACGGATCCGTTCCGCCTCTGGACGAGTCCGTTGAAAATCAGAAGAAGGCAATAAAAGCACGAGACTCTTATGGCCCGATAATGGATCGAGTCAAGCAGAACATTCAGACAAAGCCTCGACCCTCTGACAACGATACTGCAGACCCTCCACCACCTGGAGACGAGTCGTTCACAGCCTCTGGCAGCACCTCGGTTGTACCTTACACCCCACCATCGGTTCCAGTCACTTCAGCAGTCGTTCCATCCAATTCATCAACGAATGCAGTGAGTCTACCAATCAAAAAGGCTCCCACGATGGCCAAACCGAAATGGCACGCTCCCTGGAAATTGTACCGAGTCATCAGTGGACATCTGGGATGGGTTCGCTGTTGTGCAGTGGAACCTGGTAATGAGTGGTTTGCCACAGGGTCTGGGGATAGAGTAATAAAAATCTGGGATCTTGCCAGCGGAATCCTGAAAGTCTCCCTGACTGGGCACATCAGCAGTGTCAGAGGTCTGGCTGTCTCTCACAGGCACCCTTACTTGTTCTCATGTGGTGAAGACAGACAGGTGAAATGCTGGGATTTGGAGTACAACAAAGTAATTCGTCATTACCATGGACATCTGTCAGCCGTCTACTCCATGGCTCTTCACCCAACAATCGACGTCCTGGTGACAGCTGGTCGAGACTCTACAGGACGTGTCTGGGACATGCGAACAAAAGCTAATGTTCACACTCTGGTGGGGCACACCAATACCGTCGCGAGTGTTATCTGTCAGGCATCGGAGCCCCAGATAATCACTGGAAGCCATGACTGTACCATCAGATTGTGGGATTTGGCTGCTGGTAGGACCAGGGTGACCCTGACGAATCACAAAAAGAGTGTGCGATCAGTCTGTTTTCATCCTACACAAAATATGTTCGCTTCGGCTTCCCCGGACAACATCAAACAGTGGAAATGTCCTGATGGAACGTACATTCAGAATTTATCGGGACACAATGCTATTGTCAATTGTCTGGCTGTTAATGAGGATGGAGTACTGGTCTCGGGAGCTGATAATGGCACGATGCATCTCTGGGACTGGAGGACTGGTTATAACTTCCAGAGACTGCAGGCTCCTGTGCAGCCTGGATCCATGGACAGTGAGGGGGGCATCTTCAGCATCACGTTTGATATGTCTGGGACTAGGATGATCACCACTGAGGCGGACAAGACGATCAAGATTTATAAGGAGGACGATACTGCCAACGAGGAGACACATCCGGTCAATTGGAGACCAGATATTATTAAGCGAAGAAAGTATTAA